A single Loxodonta africana isolate mLoxAfr1 chromosome 12, mLoxAfr1.hap2, whole genome shotgun sequence DNA region contains:
- the SNX8 gene encoding sorting nexin-8 isoform X2: MQMLQGNSLLLSYSLQELLARDTVQVEVIPEKKGLFLKHVEYEVSSQRFQSSVYRRYNDFVVFHEMLLHKFPYRMVPALPPKRMLGADREFIEARRRALKRFINLVARHPPFSEDVVLKLFLSFSGPDVQNKLKESAQCVGDEFLHSRLATRAKDFLPADIQVQFAASRELIRNIYNSFYKLRDRAERIASRAIDNAADLLIFGKELSALGSDTTPLPSWASLSSSTWGSLKQALKGLSVEFALLADKAAQQGKQEESDVVEKLNLFLDLLQSYKDLCERHEKGVLHKHQRALHKYSLMKRQMVSAAHSREPEAVEQLESRIVEQENAIQTMELRNHFSLYCLHQETQLVHAYLPLTSHILGAFVNSQIQGHKEMSKVWNDLKPKLHCLFAGPSGTLTLPRSTQEDCLLPR; encoded by the exons ATGCAGATGCTACAAGGGAACTCGCTGCTGCTGTCGTACAGCCTGCAGGAGCTGCTGGCCCGTGACACCGTGCAGGTGGAGGTCATCCCCGAGAAGAAGGGTCTCTTCCTGAAACATGTGGAGTATGAGGTTTCCAGCCAG CGCTTCCAGTCATCTGTGTACAGACGGTACAACGACTTCGTGGTCTTCCATGAGATGCTGTTACACAAGTTCCCGTATCGCATGGTGCCAGCCCTTCCCCCGAAGAGGATGCTGGGAG CCGACAGAGAGTTCATTGAGGCCAGGAGGAGGGCGTTGAAGCGCTTCATCAACCTAGTGGCCCGGCATCCCCCCTTCTCTGAGGATGTGGTCCTGAAGCTGTTCCTGTCCTTCAGTGGTCCC GATGTGCAGAACAAGTTAAAGGAGTCAGCCCAGTGTGTCGGCGATGAGTTCCTGCACAGCAGACTGGCCACTCGAGCCAAG GACTTCCTCCCAGCCGACATCCAGGTCCAGTTTGCAGCAAGCCGGGAACTGATTCGAAACATCTACAACAGCTTCTATAAGCTCCGGGACCGGGCTGAGCGGATTGCTTCCAGGGCCATCGACAATGCTGCTGACCTCCTCATTTTTGGGAAGGAGTTAAG tGCTCTAGGGTCTGACACAACCCCACTCCCCTCCTGggcctctctgagcagcagcaCATGGGGGTCCCTGAAGCAGGCGCTGAAAGGCCTGTCTGTGGAATTTGCACTGCTGGCTGACAAGGCCGCACAACAG GGTAAACAGGAGGAGAGCGATGTGGTGGAGAAGCTGAACCTCTTCCTGGATCTGCTCCAGTCCTATAAG GACCTGTGCGAGCGGCACGAGAAGGGCGTGCTGCACAAGCACCAGCGGGCGCTGCACAAGTACAGCCTCATGAAGCGGCAGATGGTGAGCGCCGCGCACAGCCGGGAGCCTGAGGCCGTGGAGCAGCTGGAGTCACGCATAGTGGAG CAAGAAAACGCCATCCAGACAATGGAGCTGCGTAACCACTTCTCCCTGTACTGCCTGCACCAGGAGACGCAGTTGGTGCACGCCTACCTGCCACTCACCTCCCACATCCTCGGGGCCTTCGTGAACTCGCAGATCCAGGGCCACAAGGAG aTGAGCAAGGTGTGGAACGACttgaagcccaagctgcactgccTCTTTGCAGGACCAAGTGGCACCCTGACGCTGCCCCGATCCACCCAGGAGGACTGCCTGCTCCCTCGCTAG
- the SNX8 gene encoding sorting nexin-8 isoform X1, which produces MTGRTMDPLPPAAVTAAAELEAGEEEAGPLAADIPTPPGTEPTDPEPTRMQMLQGNSLLLSYSLQELLARDTVQVEVIPEKKGLFLKHVEYEVSSQRFQSSVYRRYNDFVVFHEMLLHKFPYRMVPALPPKRMLGADREFIEARRRALKRFINLVARHPPFSEDVVLKLFLSFSGPDVQNKLKESAQCVGDEFLHSRLATRAKDFLPADIQVQFAASRELIRNIYNSFYKLRDRAERIASRAIDNAADLLIFGKELSALGSDTTPLPSWASLSSSTWGSLKQALKGLSVEFALLADKAAQQGKQEESDVVEKLNLFLDLLQSYKDLCERHEKGVLHKHQRALHKYSLMKRQMVSAAHSREPEAVEQLESRIVEQENAIQTMELRNHFSLYCLHQETQLVHAYLPLTSHILGAFVNSQIQGHKEMSKVWNDLKPKLHCLFAGPSGTLTLPRSTQEDCLLPR; this is translated from the exons ACATACCCACGCCCCCAGGGACCGAGCCGACGGACCCCGAGCCCACTCGGATGCAGATGCTACAAGGGAACTCGCTGCTGCTGTCGTACAGCCTGCAGGAGCTGCTGGCCCGTGACACCGTGCAGGTGGAGGTCATCCCCGAGAAGAAGGGTCTCTTCCTGAAACATGTGGAGTATGAGGTTTCCAGCCAG CGCTTCCAGTCATCTGTGTACAGACGGTACAACGACTTCGTGGTCTTCCATGAGATGCTGTTACACAAGTTCCCGTATCGCATGGTGCCAGCCCTTCCCCCGAAGAGGATGCTGGGAG CCGACAGAGAGTTCATTGAGGCCAGGAGGAGGGCGTTGAAGCGCTTCATCAACCTAGTGGCCCGGCATCCCCCCTTCTCTGAGGATGTGGTCCTGAAGCTGTTCCTGTCCTTCAGTGGTCCC GATGTGCAGAACAAGTTAAAGGAGTCAGCCCAGTGTGTCGGCGATGAGTTCCTGCACAGCAGACTGGCCACTCGAGCCAAG GACTTCCTCCCAGCCGACATCCAGGTCCAGTTTGCAGCAAGCCGGGAACTGATTCGAAACATCTACAACAGCTTCTATAAGCTCCGGGACCGGGCTGAGCGGATTGCTTCCAGGGCCATCGACAATGCTGCTGACCTCCTCATTTTTGGGAAGGAGTTAAG tGCTCTAGGGTCTGACACAACCCCACTCCCCTCCTGggcctctctgagcagcagcaCATGGGGGTCCCTGAAGCAGGCGCTGAAAGGCCTGTCTGTGGAATTTGCACTGCTGGCTGACAAGGCCGCACAACAG GGTAAACAGGAGGAGAGCGATGTGGTGGAGAAGCTGAACCTCTTCCTGGATCTGCTCCAGTCCTATAAG GACCTGTGCGAGCGGCACGAGAAGGGCGTGCTGCACAAGCACCAGCGGGCGCTGCACAAGTACAGCCTCATGAAGCGGCAGATGGTGAGCGCCGCGCACAGCCGGGAGCCTGAGGCCGTGGAGCAGCTGGAGTCACGCATAGTGGAG CAAGAAAACGCCATCCAGACAATGGAGCTGCGTAACCACTTCTCCCTGTACTGCCTGCACCAGGAGACGCAGTTGGTGCACGCCTACCTGCCACTCACCTCCCACATCCTCGGGGCCTTCGTGAACTCGCAGATCCAGGGCCACAAGGAG aTGAGCAAGGTGTGGAACGACttgaagcccaagctgcactgccTCTTTGCAGGACCAAGTGGCACCCTGACGCTGCCCCGATCCACCCAGGAGGACTGCCTGCTCCCTCGCTAG